The following nucleotide sequence is from Triticum dicoccoides isolate Atlit2015 ecotype Zavitan chromosome 7B, WEW_v2.0, whole genome shotgun sequence.
GATCTAGCAGATCTTTGGCCCAAGCTAATGGGTGCAGTTGAGGAAGGTTTACACCAAAGAAACTCCTTGCTTTATCCTAGAACAGCAGGGCATGGTCACATTTATAAGCGCATGAAAAATCATCTCTTCACTATGCCTACATAAAAGGACATTGCAACTCCTCGCTAACATGTCTTCTGAATAACTCGGCATGCACAGGGAGGAAATTTTTGAGCACCCTCCACGAGAAGACCTTAATCTTAGGTTGAACATGAATTTTTTCGGCATTGCAATGTGATTTCGTTTTATGTCTCTAAATTGCTTCtaaaaaaaagtctagagttctaGACCAAGCCCAGCCCAGCACACATTCCAGTCACACACTACACCAACACAAAGCAAAACGGCCGAGGCCGTCACACTGTCGCGCACCCATCGCCCGCTCCGCTCCGCCACCACTCTACCTGCTCCGATCTGACGCCGCCGCTGCCTCGGCATCGCCCCGCCCACCGGTCGCAGCACGCGGCCTCGCCCCCCGCCCGCCGCAGCGCGCGCGGCGCAGCCGCAGCCATGCCCAGCTCGCCCAAGGTGTTCTCCTCCTCGGCCGCCGCAGCCTCCCGCCGCTCCTCGCTCCGCCACCTCCTCTCCTCGCCGGCCGTCTCCGCGGCCTGCCTCCTCTTCGGCCTATCCGGGTTCCTCGCCGCCGCGGTCTCCCTCTCCCGGGCGCCCGCCGAGGCCCCGCGCGGCCGCTGCCCGGACTCCTCACACCCGCTCTCCGTCTCCGTCGCCTGGGACCGGCGCCCCGGGGATGCAGCGGGCGGCGCCACCGACCTCCCGGCGGGCCTCGCCACCGGATCGCGCGGCAGGCACAAGGTCATGGCCTTCGTCGGGATCTTCACCGGGTTCGGCTCCGTCGGCCGCCGCCGCGCGCTGAGGCGGACGTGGCTCCCCTCCGATCGGCAGGGTCTCCTTCGGTTAGTTGTCGCTGGTACCACAGCTTCCTGGTTCATGTTCGCTTGCGTTGCTCGAGATCTAGCGTTAGTGCTGAACTGTTGATCTGGTTGGTTACCTAACATTCCGTTTGTCCATTTCTGTGATCTAGATTTTGACCGCGGTGTGTTCAAATCATCATGTGTCTATTAATTCTTAGTCACTAACATAAGTCATTGCTGGTCAATTGATTGTTAAGATCAACAGCTGGCTAATTCATTCGTCCATTCATATGGAAAGTTTCACTTTGTTTCTATATTTGCTGCTTGAGTTATCATCAGACTTGCTAATTCTTCTGCATTGGTGGTTCTCTAGACATAGCTCATGCGAGTTTGTGATATACTCATGATTTTAGTGGAATCATGCTACTACTCTAGAAGAACGTATTGATCCTTTTGAATTGCTGGACTCTGTCTCACTGGTACTGATAAATAGTGATTAGTTATTTTCTTTCTTGAGTTTGAAGAATGATGCATGGAGTTGGACAATTTATTGTTCTGTACAGGGATTTTGTACATTTGCTTCTAGAGTTATAGCGATAAACGTGCCCCCGATTCTGTTGCTTGATGATCGTCACAACTAGTTTTTATTTTGGTTTCTATCCAGCGATGATGTTGCTTAAGTGCTCTTGCAATTCTCATTATGTTCACTTTAATGCAGTTTGGAGGAAGCTACTGGTCTGGCATTCAGATTCGTGATCGGCAAAAGCAATGACAAGTCTAAGATGGCAGCTCTTGAAAGAGAGGTTGAAGAATATGATGATTTTGTGCTTTTAGATCTCGAGGAGGAGTATAGCAGGCTTCCATACAAAACGTAAACAGTATAACTAGTATCATATCATTATGTTACCTCTTCATATGGGAACTGATTTGATCTAATATTTTAGGTTAGCATTCTTTAAGGCTGCCTATGCGTTGTTTGATTCTGATTTCTATGTTAAAGCTGATGATGACATTTACTTGAGACCAGGTGAGCAAGAAACTGACAACATCCAAGATATATGATCTTAGTGGCTTTGACCAACATGCACAAATTTTCTTTTTGTAAGGTTGGCACTTTCATCATCAATTTCTAACCTGCAGATAGACTCTCCTTGCTTTTGGCCAAGGAACGTACACATACACAAACATACATTGGATGCATGAAGAAGGGGCCTGTTTTTACTGATCCCAAATTGAAATGGTTAGTTTCTTCTTTTCATTTTTTACCTAACACTTTTCCTTGTGAAGGATGTCTAACTCTAAGAAGCAATACATACAGTTACATGCTAAATATATGGAAAGTAGATAATACTGCAAAACCCGACCCATAAGTGAATTTTCTTTCTACAGCATAACAGTAGTCCATCAAAACTGTATAGTCTTATGGTCTCAGAAGCACTTGTGTTAAGCTTCGTAATAGTTGTCTGAAACCAAAATGATTGGATTGTCTGGTGGGCAAGGAGTGGTTCCGTCAGTGATCCTTATTTCACTATAATGGTGTCTCTGCATTGATTGTACACCACCTCCTGCTTTACATCATAGGATATATGAAAGTAGTGGAGCTCGCATGGATTGGTCTAGTGGGCAACATATGCCATAAGGGCCTACTTCTTTTTCTACGTTCAGCGCTGATAACTGTTTTGGATTAGGTCTAGTACTTTCATATCATAGGATATAAGAAAGTAGTGGGACTCACATGGATTGATCTAGTAGGCAACACTTGCTGGAACGGCCTAAACTTGTTTTTCTGTATTCGGTGCTGATAACTATTTTGGATTGGGTCTAGTACTTTCATATATGCATGGTTTTTCCTAGTTAAGTTCTGAGCTTCCTGAGATATGTGTCGTTGGGAGCCAACAATTGTGCTCGAGTATTGGAAGGGAATGCAATCGTTAGCATGGAATGAGGTACTGAACTGTTTATAATAGGTTAATGCTTCTGGATACAGAATATGTTCAGAGTTGGTTTGGCTTAAAGAATTTTCATGTTTGCTACCTTTATTTTGTCAAGTTCTGCTCCCTCCGATCCAATATACTTGTCTCTTCTGTATATTTTCTGCTTAAATATATCTAACTTTGATTGCTTATATATTTTTAAATGTCTGGATCAACTATAAGATAATGTCCGAGTGTAAGTAAGTTAGTAGTAAAAGTTAGAAatggtaaaaataaataaataatgcaaGTGAATGACAATGCTTCTTCAAGTGTTAGCTTCAGCTTACTTTGACATTGACATGCATTAATTTCGGAAAATAAAGCTTAATAACAATCTGTGGGTACAAACCTTATTGCCTAATCAGTTGTAGGAGGCCTAAGTGGTGTCGGGCAAAGTTTGCTAATGATCTCCTCTCGATCATTTTAGGAATATTAAGGAACTTGTTGTTCTCAGTGAATATGGTATATGCTGCTAGCTTGGACATGTATGTAATGTCCGGGAGAAAGTTAGTTATGTATCGATAATTGGATATATTCTATCATTCACGATAGTGAATTTTGCAAGTATGGTCAAAAGGTGAATGCACAGTGCAAAGAGAACTTTTCGAGCATCCAAAACTATAATATCTCTCTTCTGCCGCCCATATCTGTAGTTAAGGAGTGAAACTAGCTTATTTGATGACTTGATGTAAGCTCAACCGATATTAGCTAGCTACATGCTGTGATATGAGTAAATTGCCAAAACATGGGTGAAACATTTGTTGGAGTGAATTGTGCCATGAGTTCCTAAACCTGCATATCTGTGTTAGTTAGGTATCACTTGATATGATCCTATTGAACTTCTATTTGGTGAGTAATTCGCCAAAACATGGTTGAAACATGGGTgaccttgcaattttatatgatccTATGTCTGAACTttatttgtatcatttggatcaatACTTTTGTAACTCAATCTTCTATTTCACTAAATATTAACGGTTCTATCAGTTAGAATTCGAACCTTGCAATTTATTTGTGATACCTTAAGTTAAACAGTTTTCTCTACTGCTAACACACATTCGAAAAGCGGTCTGTAACAATTTATTTGTGTCTGATATTACTGATATATCAAAGTATCAAACACGATACCACATACCAGTACTTGGTGAACCTCTTTGCTCAGGGTTTAGAATAACAAAACAAACGTGGATGCAGTCATGCGAATTATGTACTTGGTGAATCCCTTTACTCATGGTTTAGAATAACAAGAACAAACCTGATGCAAAATGTGTAGTTGGTTCTGCCTAAATTTACAACAGTTGAATAATATCTGGACAAAAGGACCGGCTGCATGGGATCCAAAAACATTCCTGCAGGATTAAAATATTGCTCTGACAATATGACCATAAGGGTAAAGAGTCAGGATAAAAGGCCGAATTCGCATAAGCGCAAAGCTGCTGGTTAACAATTTGTAGTCGAGTTCATCCGTTCTTCTTGTATAAAAAAGTGAGGTTAAAGACCTAACAAATGGAACTGAAGGTTTAGTGGTATATAAAACATACGGTGTACAAGTTCAGGGACCTAGAGCGCAATTCATACCATATGCTTTTTGTATTTGCGAACGCTCTACCTGGGCAATTATACTGTGTAGCACTCGTCGCTGCCTACTTATTGTTTTTGATTGTGCTCTTTTGATGAACGCAGGTACGAGCCACAGTCCTTCCTACTTGGATCAGAATACTTCCTTCATGCATATGGGCCTATTTATGCTTTATCAGCTGATGTGGTGGCAAGCTTGGTTGCTCTGAGAAACAACAGGTAAATATTCTAAAACTCGCCATCTTACACATAACCATGTTTAACTGTACCAGTAGATATTCTTTTTTGGGTCTCAGCATGCCAACTGGTACCAAGATTTTTTTAACTTGGTACCACAGAAAGATGTATAACTAAAAAGTGCCCCGGGGCCACATGTTAGTGACACATGAACGGCACTTCACAACTTGAGTGATCTTTGCGATGGTGGGGAGCAATTCGCCCCTAGCACCAACTACCAAGTAGTCATGCTAATATGCTATAGTCATGAAGTGCCAGCAAAATGCCCTACTGCTTGGCAACGGGCTTAAAACATTTTTTCACTCCCCTGGTGTCTGTTTGAAATTGACTGCTTGGGAACGAGCTTAAAACATTTTTCAGTCCCTAGTGTCAGTTTGAAATTGAAAACAAGTCTTGACAGGGAACATTCCTCCTACAGGCTGGAATATTTTGAGATATGTTATTTATGGCCAGATTCCCTCATGCTGAAGGCATATGTCGAAGCGTGAAAGTTATACCTGACATGGATAGGGAGTGTGGTCATGTCTCTTTCATGTATTAGTAAATGATGTGGCTACGTGAACTTCCTTTTCCTGTGTCTGGTCTAGTTAGAGCCATAGGAAAGAGCCGCAATTGTTATGTTAAGGTTAATAATCCTCAAGACCTATGGTAGGTTATATTCGAATCAAGGAAATTGACAGTTTCTAACTTGGAAACTTTACAAAATATTGTGAACCGGATTCTCACATAGGAACAGCATCAAATTTGCATAATTGTGAAACCACAAACTGGACCATGTATCTGTTTGTCTAACATATTCTTACCCATGTTTGTCCAGTTTCCGGATGTTCAACAACGAGGATGTTACTATTGGATCCTGGATGCTCGCTATGAACGTCAACCACGAGAACACGCACGCTCTCTGCGAACCCGAGTGCACAGCGTCCTCAATTGCTGTCTGGGACATTCCAAAATGCTCAGGTAATTTCCTTAACTGCTCCAGTTTGTATCTTCAGCCGACTTTACCAGAGCAGAAGCGCTTGATGAAATATGGATCTTCCAGTCACATTTTATCTGCCCCAGGGCTATTGAACACGCATTCATAAATGCCAACGGGTTTCTATCTGCTTGTCATCCAGGGCTATGCCACCCGGAGGTAAAGATGCTAGAGCTTCACCAGCGGAAAGAGTGCACGGGTGGTCCAACGGAGGCCGCTGAAACCGATGACGAGTGAAGCTTCGTCAGGACACAGGGAGGCATGCATGGACACTGGACCAGGCGGCATGTCATGATGACACAAACGGTCGGTTGACCCAATAGATTCTTGGAGTGCCTGCACATCTGATTCGATCCGAACATCAGGTAGCACAATCATTGCCGTTTTGCAAGCATACCACCAAGCACGCTGACGAGGAACCCTACCGCAGCTGCAAGCACATTCTTACATGCCTTTTAACCACAACTGTATCATTTACCGCgcgcgaggaggttttggtgtacaGAAGGGTGCGCTAGGTACAAATTGCTTTCCGCCAAGACGGTGCTAGACTAGAAACCAGCTCTTTCTTTTGTCAAACGATCTGGATTGCTCGATTGGATCTTTTAAGCTGAGATGCCATCCTCGAGTCCCCGACAACGGTATGCCACTGCCGTGTCGCCAACTAGAGAAGTAGAGTTGTTGGTGGTGGTATTGAATGGGAAGGAAGGATCCTCCTACTCGCAAGGATGATGATGGGTCTTGCAGTAGATTAGCTGTCTCTGGGGTCTCGCAAGTCCACGGACTCCAGCTTGGAAGAAAAGCCTAGTCCGCTTTCGCTCGCGTCGTCAGCCACTTGCGAAAGGCATTTAATTTCTCGCTTGTATTGAAGCCGATTCGACGTGGTAGCTGAGATTCGGCCGTCAAAGCGACCGGCCACATCAGCAGTCGCTGTCCGAATGGGCTGTTTATCCTGCCTCGCCTAACGAacgaatctactccctccgttccaaaatagcaaGTTTCATCCGTCGATCTCGCTTTAGATCATCCAAAAGGCTTTTCGCCGTGTTTCAGTACTACTAAAACGTTTCACGGAGATGAAACAGCTCTGTCGATCAGTCATCGAGCTGTTGTCGTTCACTGCTAGCAGCCTCTCCTGGCCGTTTCGCTGCCAGCCACGGTTTGTCCGTCGTCGTCACGGGCAATGCGCCGACGACGAGCGACCACAGTGGCTAGCAGTAGACTAGTCTCTAGTCCCGTCCCGGACAGGATGAGCATCGGAGGCGAGATTTGTGCAGTGTCTTTACCGAAAAGCTCCGACCACACATGACCCCGTGCGCGCCACGGCAGAAAGTTCCTTCCTTCCATTATTATCGTGTTTATTATTTCATTCCTTTTCATTCAACTGTACCACTTTTCCGTGGAACAAAACAATTATCAGGTTACaggttctttttttttttttttttgcggggaggtTACAGGTTCACAGCAACACAGGCAGTACTATTCCACGAGAGTTGCCGTCATTTTCCCCTCTTTCTTCATCACCACACACGCGCCCCGATTTTTTGCCACCGGACCAGACCAGGAACCCAGCCTTAGCCAGTCCCCAGAAACGTTTCCTAAAAATTAACCCGACtgaacaaataataataataataatataataataATCGATTGATTGATTGATTAATGATGGATccatggacgacgatgcatgagCTGATTGATCGACCAGCGGGAGTGGCTGGCTA
It contains:
- the LOC119338992 gene encoding probable beta-1,3-galactosyltransferase 14, yielding MPSSPKVFSSSAAAASRRSSLRHLLSSPAVSAACLLFGLSGFLAAAVSLSRAPAEAPRGRCPDSSHPLSVSVAWDRRPGDAAGGATDLPAGLATGSRGRHKVMAFVGIFTGFGSVGRRRALRRTWLPSDRQGLLRLEEATGLAFRFVIGKSNDKSKMAALEREVEEYDDFVLLDLEEEYSRLPYKTLAFFKAAYALFDSDFYVKADDDIYLRPDRLSLLLAKERTHTQTYIGCMKKGPVFTDPKLKWYEPQSFLLGSEYFLHAYGPIYALSADVVASLVALRNNSFRMFNNEDVTIGSWMLAMNVNHENTHALCEPECTASSIAVWDIPKCSGLCHPEVKMLELHQRKECTGGPTEAAETDDE